One genomic segment of Bacteroides caccae includes these proteins:
- a CDS encoding GH116 family glycosyl-hydrolase, with the protein MNKLYLIATGALLSGIITVQAQEWKPQQWPVLKKYDKEHLYQIALPLGGIGTGTVSLGGRGELRDWEIMNVPAKKYSTVTTGNNAPFFAIYAKPQNQKATTTLLAGPLYSHEYLHYEGRPVNHHGLPRFEQASFEAAYPFGQVSLSDSNLPVKVKVKGFNPFIPGDADASGLPVAVLSYEVTNTTDQPMNVSICGSIRNFIGKDGSKFRTDWKGDYIPTGAKNNKNKYVESNNIKGIYLYSDGVDKDDSAWGTVALTTQAVNGVTYRTSSKADNWNNSILNFWDDFSADGMLTERSKQEDEDPMASLSVNKTIAPQSTETFTFYITWSFPNRKAWSSVVVGNYYSNQYPDAWKAAETIIPQIPELENKTLSFINALLGTSYPEVVKEAALFNLATLRSQTVFRLPSGHMMGWEGVMDRFGSCEGSCTHVWNYETATPYLFGELAKTMRDVEFNYATKENGLMNFRASLPLSEASKGNNPAADGQMGCIMKIYREWQLSGDNDFLKNNWEQVKKVLSYAWIEKGWDGNQDGVMEGSQHNTMDVNYFGPNPQMGFWYMGALKAAEKMSIAMKDKNFAKKCRTLFEKGSEWMDENLFNGEYYEHKITDPKTFEFLDMNDPDVKIPGFQLGQGCLVDQLVGQYMAHLCGLGYLGDKKNIQTTMKSIMKYNFVEDFSRHFNNMRSYVMGDEAGLLMASWPKGRLEVPFPYFSEVMTGFEYCAAVGMLYEGMEEDALTCINAIRRRHDGAKRNPFSESECGHHYARSMASWSAIIALSEFQYSGVDKSMKITDRPGNYFWSNGYSWGTVQVTEDDVTIEVINGTLSLKSLTVGSRKGMKLKHFDFKEGDVRNIKLHK; encoded by the coding sequence ATGAATAAACTCTATTTAATTGCAACCGGAGCATTGCTTTCCGGTATTATTACGGTCCAGGCTCAAGAATGGAAGCCGCAACAATGGCCTGTATTAAAGAAATATGACAAGGAACATCTTTACCAAATTGCGTTACCTTTAGGAGGTATCGGAACTGGTACAGTATCGCTCGGAGGGCGTGGAGAACTACGCGACTGGGAAATAATGAATGTCCCGGCAAAGAAATACAGCACAGTAACCACAGGGAACAATGCTCCTTTCTTTGCAATCTATGCCAAACCGCAAAACCAGAAAGCGACTACCACATTGCTGGCAGGACCTTTATATTCGCATGAATATTTGCATTATGAAGGACGTCCTGTCAATCATCATGGTCTTCCGCGTTTTGAACAAGCTTCATTCGAGGCGGCATACCCTTTCGGACAAGTTTCTTTATCGGACAGCAATCTGCCTGTAAAAGTCAAGGTAAAGGGTTTTAACCCGTTTATTCCTGGCGATGCCGATGCCAGCGGATTGCCTGTGGCCGTACTCTCGTATGAAGTTACAAACACTACCGACCAACCGATGAATGTATCAATCTGTGGTTCGATACGCAACTTTATAGGTAAGGACGGAAGTAAATTCCGTACAGACTGGAAAGGTGATTACATTCCTACAGGAGCAAAGAACAACAAGAACAAGTATGTTGAAAGCAACAATATAAAAGGAATATACCTTTATTCGGATGGTGTAGATAAGGATGATTCGGCATGGGGAACTGTTGCGCTTACCACTCAGGCAGTTAATGGCGTGACTTACCGTACTTCGTCAAAAGCCGATAACTGGAACAATAGCATTCTCAACTTTTGGGATGATTTTAGTGCGGATGGTATGCTGACCGAACGAAGTAAGCAGGAAGATGAAGATCCTATGGCTTCATTGTCTGTAAATAAGACAATAGCTCCACAAAGTACTGAAACATTTACATTTTATATCACATGGAGTTTCCCGAACAGGAAAGCTTGGTCTTCTGTTGTAGTAGGCAACTATTATAGCAATCAATATCCTGATGCTTGGAAAGCAGCGGAAACTATCATCCCACAAATACCCGAATTAGAAAATAAGACATTGTCTTTCATTAATGCACTGCTCGGCACTTCTTATCCGGAGGTGGTGAAAGAGGCGGCTTTGTTCAATCTAGCTACATTGCGCTCTCAAACAGTATTTCGTTTGCCAAGCGGTCACATGATGGGATGGGAAGGTGTGATGGACCGTTTCGGTTCGTGTGAAGGTTCTTGTACCCATGTATGGAACTACGAAACTGCCACTCCTTATCTTTTCGGGGAACTGGCAAAAACCATGCGTGACGTAGAGTTCAACTATGCCACAAAGGAAAACGGTTTGATGAATTTCAGGGCATCTCTCCCACTTTCTGAAGCAAGCAAAGGGAACAATCCGGCTGCAGACGGGCAAATGGGATGTATAATGAAAATATATCGCGAATGGCAACTCTCCGGAGATAATGATTTTCTGAAAAATAACTGGGAACAGGTGAAGAAAGTCCTTTCATACGCTTGGATAGAAAAAGGCTGGGATGGTAATCAGGATGGAGTAATGGAAGGTTCGCAACATAATACCATGGATGTAAACTACTTTGGACCTAATCCTCAAATGGGCTTTTGGTATATGGGAGCTTTAAAGGCTGCCGAAAAGATGTCAATAGCAATGAAAGATAAAAACTTTGCGAAGAAATGCCGTACACTGTTTGAGAAAGGAAGCGAATGGATGGACGAAAATCTGTTCAACGGAGAGTACTATGAACATAAGATTACAGATCCGAAGACATTTGAATTTCTTGACATGAACGACCCTGATGTTAAGATTCCGGGATTCCAGTTAGGACAAGGTTGTCTTGTCGACCAGCTTGTTGGACAATATATGGCTCACTTGTGCGGATTAGGTTATCTGGGTGATAAGAAGAATATACAAACAACAATGAAGAGTATCATGAAATATAACTTCGTGGAAGACTTCAGCCGTCATTTTAACAATATGCGTTCTTACGTAATGGGCGATGAAGCAGGTTTACTTATGGCTTCTTGGCCGAAAGGACGTCTGGAAGTTCCATTCCCATACTTTTCCGAAGTCATGACAGGATTTGAATATTGTGCTGCCGTTGGAATGCTTTATGAAGGCATGGAAGAAGATGCTCTTACTTGTATCAATGCCATCCGGCGCCGTCATGATGGTGCAAAACGTAATCCTTTCAGTGAATCGGAATGCGGACACCATTACGCTCGCTCCATGGCAAGCTGGTCTGCTATCATAGCTTTGAGCGAGTTCCAATATTCGGGTGTTGATAAAAGCATGAAGATAACAGACCGTCCAGGCAACTATTTCTGGAGCAACGGCTATTCATGGGGTACGGTTCAAGTAACAGAAGATGATGTTACCATAGAAGTGATTAATGGTACCCTCTCGTTGAAGTCGCTTACGGTAGGTAGCCGGAAAGGTATGAAACTGAAGCATTTTGATTTTAAAGAAGGAGATGTCCGAAACATCAAACTTCATAAATAA
- a CDS encoding GGGtGRT protein, producing the protein MIREVKFESQDRRIKGIIEALNANGIKDIEEANAICEAAGLDPYKTCEETQPICFENAKWAYVVGTAIALKKNCTNAAEAAEAIGIGLQAFCIPGSVADDRKVGIGHGNLAAMLLREETKCFAFLAGHESFAAAEGAIKIAAKADKVRKEPLRCILNGLGKDAAQIISRINGFTYVQTQFDYFTGELKVVREIAYSDGPRAKVKCYGADDVREGVAIMWKEGVDVSITGNSTNPTRFQHPVAGTYKKERVLAGKPYFSVASGGGTGRTLHPDNMAAGPASYGMTDTMGRMHSDAQFAGSSSVPAHVEMMGFLGIGNNPMVGCTVACAVDVAQALSK; encoded by the coding sequence ATGATTAGAGAAGTAAAATTCGAAAGCCAAGACCGTCGTATCAAAGGTATCATCGAAGCCTTGAACGCTAACGGCATCAAAGACATCGAAGAAGCTAACGCTATCTGCGAAGCTGCCGGACTTGATCCTTATAAAACGTGTGAAGAAACTCAGCCTATCTGTTTTGAAAACGCAAAATGGGCTTATGTGGTAGGTACTGCAATCGCTCTTAAGAAAAACTGCACAAACGCTGCTGAAGCTGCAGAAGCTATCGGTATCGGTTTGCAGGCATTCTGTATTCCGGGTTCTGTTGCTGACGACCGTAAGGTTGGTATCGGCCACGGTAACCTCGCTGCTATGTTGCTGCGCGAAGAAACTAAATGTTTCGCTTTCCTTGCAGGTCACGAATCTTTCGCTGCTGCTGAAGGTGCTATCAAAATCGCTGCAAAAGCAGACAAAGTACGTAAAGAACCGTTGCGTTGCATCCTGAACGGTCTTGGAAAAGACGCTGCTCAGATCATCTCTCGTATCAACGGCTTTACTTACGTTCAGACTCAATTCGATTACTTTACCGGTGAACTGAAAGTTGTTCGCGAAATCGCTTACTCTGACGGTCCTCGTGCAAAAGTAAAATGCTACGGTGCTGACGACGTTCGTGAAGGTGTAGCTATCATGTGGAAAGAAGGCGTAGACGTTTCTATCACAGGTAACTCTACTAACCCGACTCGTTTCCAACATCCGGTTGCAGGTACTTACAAGAAAGAACGTGTTCTTGCCGGTAAACCCTATTTCTCAGTAGCTTCAGGTGGTGGTACAGGTCGTACTCTTCACCCGGACAACATGGCTGCCGGTCCTGCTTCATACGGTATGACAGACACAATGGGTCGTATGCACTCAGATGCTCAGTTCGCTGGTTCTTCATCAGTTCCTGCTCACGTAGAAATGATGGGATTCCTGGGAATTGGTAACAACCCGATGGTAGGTTGTACAGTAGCTTGTGCTGTTGACGTAGCTCAGGCTTTGAGCAAGTAA
- a CDS encoding iron-sulfur cluster assembly scaffold protein: protein MTYSHEVEHMCVVKKGPNHGPAPIPEEGKWVKSKEIVDISGLTHGIGWCAPQQGACKLTLNVKEGVIQEALVETIGCSGMTHSAAMAAEILPGKTILEALNTDLVCDAINTAMRELFLQIVYGRTQSAFSEGGLIIGAGLEDLGKGLRSQVGTLYGTLAKGPRYLEMAEGYIKNIFLDKNDEICGYEFVHMGKFMDEIKKGTDANEALKKVTGTYGRVTAEQGAVKHIDPRHE from the coding sequence ATGACTTATTCACACGAAGTGGAACACATGTGTGTTGTAAAGAAGGGTCCTAACCACGGACCGGCTCCCATACCCGAAGAAGGCAAATGGGTAAAATCAAAAGAAATCGTTGATATTTCAGGTTTGACACACGGTATCGGTTGGTGTGCTCCTCAACAGGGTGCTTGCAAACTGACACTGAACGTTAAAGAAGGCGTTATCCAGGAAGCTTTGGTGGAGACTATCGGATGTTCCGGTATGACTCACTCTGCTGCTATGGCTGCCGAAATTCTTCCGGGAAAAACGATCCTCGAAGCATTGAACACTGACCTTGTTTGCGACGCAATCAACACTGCTATGCGCGAACTCTTCCTGCAAATCGTTTACGGACGTACTCAGTCTGCTTTCTCTGAAGGTGGTTTGATCATCGGTGCAGGTCTGGAAGATTTAGGTAAAGGTCTGCGTAGCCAGGTAGGTACTCTTTATGGTACTTTGGCTAAGGGTCCCCGTTACCTTGAAATGGCTGAAGGTTACATCAAAAACATCTTCTTGGATAAGAATGACGAAATCTGTGGATACGAATTCGTTCACATGGGTAAGTTCATGGATGAAATCAAGAAGGGAACAGATGCAAACGAAGCATTGAAGAAAGTTACAGGTACTTACGGACGTGTAACAGCAGAACAGGGAGCAGTTAAACATATTGATCCACGTCACGAATAA
- a CDS encoding HsmA family protein, giving the protein MELDQIDIHYLIAAICVISSALVFYSIGVWGERLQKKLKFWHIAFFLIGLIADTVGTSLMEHIAELTHLHDEIHTVTGTIAILLMFVHALWAIWTYVKGSAKAKKHFNRFSIVVWCIWLIPYLIGVYMGMRLHP; this is encoded by the coding sequence ATGGAACTGGATCAAATAGATATACATTATTTAATTGCGGCAATTTGTGTCATTTCCTCTGCACTCGTTTTTTATTCGATCGGTGTCTGGGGCGAGCGACTCCAAAAGAAGCTGAAGTTCTGGCATATAGCTTTCTTTTTAATCGGATTGATAGCTGATACGGTTGGTACCAGTTTAATGGAGCATATCGCCGAACTGACTCACCTGCATGATGAGATTCATACGGTGACGGGGACTATTGCCATTCTTTTAATGTTTGTGCATGCTTTGTGGGCGATATGGACTTATGTGAAAGGTTCGGCAAAAGCTAAAAAGCATTTTAACCGTTTCAGCATTGTCGTTTGGTGTATTTGGCTTATACCTTATTTAATAGGTGTGTATATGGGAATGCGCTTACATCCATAG
- a CDS encoding DMP19 family protein, with protein MIEVIESALQKAAGEGMDEFIQVFTDKYKEVIGGELTADTMPLLTGEQHSLLAYQIFRDEIMVGGFCQLIQNGYGGYIFDNPFAKVMRLWGADEFSKLIYKAKKIFDANRKDLEKERTDDEFMAMYEQYEAFDELEEVYLEMEEQVTALIASYVDEHLELFAKIIK; from the coding sequence ATGATTGAAGTTATAGAATCTGCTTTACAAAAGGCTGCGGGCGAAGGAATGGATGAATTTATCCAAGTGTTTACCGATAAATATAAGGAAGTGATTGGTGGTGAATTGACTGCTGATACGATGCCATTACTGACAGGTGAGCAGCATTCTTTGTTGGCTTACCAGATTTTCCGTGATGAAATTATGGTTGGCGGATTCTGTCAATTGATCCAGAATGGATACGGAGGATATATTTTTGATAATCCGTTTGCGAAGGTGATGCGTTTGTGGGGGGCGGATGAATTCTCGAAATTGATCTATAAAGCCAAGAAAATATTTGATGCCAATCGTAAGGACTTGGAGAAGGAGCGGACTGATGACGAATTTATGGCTATGTATGAGCAATACGAGGCTTTTGATGAGCTGGAAGAGGTTTATTTGGAAATGGAAGAACAGGTTACGGCTTTGATTGCAAGCTATGTAGACGAACATTTGGAACTTTTTGCGAAAATAATAAAGTAA